From the Amia ocellicauda isolate fAmiCal2 chromosome 12, fAmiCal2.hap1, whole genome shotgun sequence genome, the window ATCCTCCCGCCCTCCACCACCAAACAGAGGTGCGTGTCCGCGGTGCAGCCCCCCCTCCACCAGCTGCTGCAACACGGCTTTCAGGGTGAGCGGGGAGAAGGCTGCCAGGCGGGAGAGGAGACGCACCGAGCAGCTCACCGCCGCCTCCCGCACCACCTCCCTCTCTGCCTcaccctcgccctcgccctcccAGCGCAGAGCTAGGAAGAAGTGTGCCACGGCAGCGCGGGTGATGTTCAGCAGGTGGGCCGGCCGCACCGCCCTGGGCAGCTGGCTGGCGGCAAGGAGCTGGGCGGCGGCCTGGGAGACAGACGGGTCGCTGTGCAGGAGCAGGGGGCTAAAGTCCTGCAGGTGCTTGGAGACGGCTGCCCCGACCTGGGCCGCCATGGATGCCGGGCCCCCTCCACCCGCTGCTCCCTCATCCTCCTGGCTCTGCACCACGGTGGCCAGGTTGAGCAGCAACTGGGCCAGCTCAGTGGGGGCCAGGCTCTGGGTGTGGATTTGGGCAGCGCAGCGCTGTACGGCGGCGGGCAGCAGGccaggcagagagacagagagcagaCTGTGCAACTGGGCGGCCAGGGCCAGCTCCTCGGGGACCCGCGCCAGGCTCAGCAGGTGGCAAAGGGCCTCGGTGGCCACACTGGGGCCGCAGTACACCGCCAGCAGGCTGAGCAGCTGGTGCAGCCACAGGTGGCGCTTCCTCTCCAGCCGCAGTGTCTCGACACACAGCTCCCGCACGTGGGGCCGCAGCGCATCCAGGAAGGGCACGGCccgggggggggagggggaggaggaggcgtGAGGGGGgccgtggtggtggtggtggtgatggtggtggcGGGGGCCAGGGGCGAGCTGCTGGGGGTTGGGGGTATCGTCGTCACCGTCAGCCCGGTTGTACACCAGTTTCTGCAGGTGCAGGAGTAGCAGCTGCACCACACGGTCGCAGGCCTCCCTGGCGCCCTCGGGCACTGCTGCCGGCCCCTGCGCAGCCATAATGACGGAGGCAGGCATGGCGGTGTTGACCAGGAACTGCAGCACCCGCAGCGCGCCGGCCGAGCTCTGACACACCAGGTGCACCACCAGGCTGGTCATGTTGTCCAGCTCCTCGCGTGGCAGGCCGGACAGCAGTGCCTGCAGCTGGCCCAGCACGGGTGGCCGCAGGGAGTCCACCAGGTCCCCGGACACTGCCCCCAGCAAGGCCGGGGGGGAGAGGGCAGCCAGCTGCAGCAGGAAGGGCACAGCGGCCTTGCGCTGGGGCTCACGAGGGCCAGAGAGACTCCCGTGGAACATGGTCAGCAGCTCCTGCCGGATGGAGTCCGAGTGGCGCGAGGCCAGGTGCCCCAGGATTCCCACCACCGACCCGATCTTGGGAACCCGGCCCACCTTGTCCGACAAGGGGGGCGTGGCGCCAGCGGAGGGGGCCTGGCCGACCTCTGAGTGCTGGGCGTGGGCGCAGAAGTCCTTGAGGCCACAGGAGAGCACGCGGCTGATGATGGTGTTGGGGAAGGAGGAACCGATGTGGGCCACCACCCAATCGAAGTGCGGCGAGTGCTGCACCGAGGTATCCAGCAGGGCGTCCACGCAGGCGTCCGGGCAGCTGCCGATCAGCGCCGCCAGGCACTGCGCGTAGCTCTCCATCAGCGAGCGGGTGGCCGAGCAGCCCATCCACAGCTGCAGCAGCTCGTTCAGGCTGGCCGCGTGGGGGACGCCCAGGTGGCCCGAGTACTTGCTGCTCAGTTGGCCCATCAGGTCAATGGCCCAGGCCGAGACCAGGGGCGCCCAGGCCGAGGGGTTGAGCCGGATGAACTCGGACAGGACGCCGTGGATCTCCTGGATGACGTCTTCCAAGCCCAGGGAGACGCTCATGCCACCTCTTCCGCCCCttcccccacctcctccacctcctcctcctcctcctcttccgccctcccgctccctctccctctctcgctccccCTCCAGCTCCTGAAGGTAGGCGGCCACATGCTCGTCGTACACCCCCCGCAGGTGCTCCAGCACGGCCCCCCGGCAGGCGGGCACGCGGCGCAGCAGCCGCAGGGCGCTCTTGGCATGGTCACGTGCACTAAGCTTGCGGCCCTGCGTCTGGTCCACCCCGCTCAGGAACGCCTTGATCTCCAGGGCCAGCTCctgggggctggggggtgcGAAAGGGGgaaggaagggagagagggagagagggagagggagagggggggagaaagAGGAAGGACAGGAGATGGGTGGGTGAGAGTGTGGACAGAGGGAAAGAaagggcagagagagggagggaaagaggcaAGGAGATGCAGAAGACAGAGATGGATGAAAGGGAGATGGGAAAACGACAGGAAGGAAAATTATTTATCCATATTGTTCTGGAATTCAAGAACGGCAAGACATTGTAcacaactaaaacaaaacaaacaaaaaacactactTTGCAACACATACGactactactactgataataatattaaatcttaattattttaaaattaaggaTTGGCATTGTTGTACAGATTGCGATGATATTCTTAAATCAGACACACGCCCGTTTCATAATCAGTGCAGATGACGTCACCCTACCAGCTAgatattctttatatatatatatatatatatatatatatattaataatcccTGTAATATTtcgtttgtttgtgttttgagaggcgataacttaaaaaaaaaaccaatacAAACATCCTTTTCTACAGAGCTACATCAGTTTCGGGTTTGAATGTGAAGACTTTGCTTGgactattttaaatgataatcacaAGTACCTGATGGTGTTGGTGTGTAGCTGCTGTGGGGACTGCATCGCTGACAGCGGCACTCCTTCGAAAACAGCGGACATCATTCAAAAGTCTCCCTCAAAAATAGGCTTAAAACACTTCCCCCGGCCAGTTCCGCACACAAAAGGCCGGGATGTCGTGTATATTCATGGATCCGTACGGGTCCGACTCCACTGAATTGCTCCCTGCgagctttattttgtttagctgGGTGTTTCGTGCTACTTCTGAGTTTCTCCTCAACACTACTACGGTCCCACACCGTAATGCGTCCGACTGGCAAACAAAGCACGCAGGCCGGCCAGAGGTCCCCTCGGCTGCCAGGTGGCCCTGGAGTGGAACCAACTCTGGATCGGGCCAGGAATCGAACACACTAATCCGTTCTAGACAACTTTTCAATTTAGATTCGATTTCGAATTGTTGTGTTGCTTATGTCGTCACTTTATGGTTCATAGTAAATGTATCATATTTCTTGTCTTAGCGTCAGACGATGCTAGCcaagcattttattttcagtttcaattgAATCAGTCAAGCTATTTTATGTAACGGGTGAGCATTAGCCATTCTAAAGAGTCTATATATAGAGAAAGGATCTTCGGTACCAGTAGTGAAGCGCACTatacaatgtaaaatgtatgtcGGTATGTGCGCACCACCGAGCTGCAGGGGTCGCTCCAGTGAAACACCCCTCCTTTAATCCTATCTATATGTCGACTCTCGATGGTGACGTCAGGGCTGTATAAAAGGTGTGCGCCCCTGCAGCTCAGTCTCTTGTTGTCTGGCTTGGCGGTGTGTGTGGCTGCAGCCCTGGGTGAGTTGTGGTCTTGTGCTGGTTATGTGGAAATAGTCTTGTATTGGTAACGTCCACTGTGGGCATTGCGTTCTTCCTCTTGGAGGATCCCTAAGCCCTGCATTTTTATGCAAGAATTAAGTCGTGATCGCTTTTAGGACGCATGCTCTCCCACACACGTTTGTTAACGACTTGTAGCTGTGCGCCCTGACGCATCTCGCCCTTCTTCAGCGCCTTGAATATCAGACGATTACGAGCAACTGGGTGCTGGAGAAGCTGCGGCCCAACATCCCCCCCTGCTGTCGGTGTCCGACTGGGCCAtagattcttttttttccaagcATCTTTATGCAATTGCAATGTGCTTTCCGCCTCTTTATTGCGGATTGTTTTGTGTATGCAATGTAAAGCGTCGGTATCCTCCCTTCTTGGCATGCATGTGGTTCTCAGTGCTCATGTGTGTAATGTACGGAGGTACAGGAACGCCAGTGCTATGTCTTCGGTGCCAGCGTTCTCCCATACGCTGGTTCTATCCTCAATCGCTGGTACAAGACTTGCTGCTATTCCTACTTTTTTTTGCTACTGTCGAAACCTTGGCAAGCTGCTTCTAATGTCCTGTTCTCTTCCTGTTGCAGGGCCGGTGTCTGGAGCCACAATGGCGCCCGCCCCTCGTTGcaggtatgtttgtgtgtgggttAGACTTATTTAGAAGCATTTTCTGTCTTACTCCAGTGCCTTGGTGATATTTCTGCTCCCATGCAGTGGGGGGCACCTCTGTTATATTGGCACATGTGTGGCTGGCAGTGCCCATGTGTGTAATCAAGCAGAGGAACAGCAGCAGCGGGCAGTGTTTGGGGGCTGGCACCAGGTGTGGCTTGTCTGGTTTGTTCTTCCCCCCTTCCAGTCGCTGGCACAGCACTACCATGCCAGGCTTGCTAGAATTAGACTTGCATGCACTGTCCCCCCTGCACAGTGTCTAGCTCTTTGTGGTAGTGTTGTAGAGACTGACCCCCTCCTAACGTAGTTTTTATAGATTAATGCAAGTCCTTGGTCTCTCTAGAAAAATGTAACtactaattttaaaaaaatctttacCTAGTTTGCTTTAATCTAGtaattttgtttcatttgtaaGACTACAACACAAAATTCATGAAATGGAACTGTATTGAGTCAAAggcttgaattttttttttttttttttttttgtttctcttctctTGGCAGGCTTTTTTGTGACCAGACCCTCCCAGCCTGATCTTGTGGATTGCCTTGGCTCTCCCCACAGTCAGGGAGGGCCTCCGTTGCCAGCAGGGTCACCCTCTACCTCCCCATAAACCTAATGATTCAAGGCAATGTATTCAAGTGATGTTGGTATTCAGTTGATGTTTTACTTCAGTTGTGTAACTCGAACTAGGAGTAAAATCCAGGAAACTGACCCCTACTGGACTGTTTTCCACGGACCAGGGCTGGACACCCTTATTGTTGGTCAGAAAAGTAACCCCTTTTGCTAGGCATTTCTGGGGTCACCCCATTATCATATTATAGGACCCTAGTAAAGCAACCAAAGAACTGCATTTTTAGGAGCTTATAACACTGAATTGTATCAACATTACTTGTAGAAGTGTTGCTTGTATTGTGTAGGGTTATTCTctggcagatgcccttgtccagggtgattGACTTGCTAGACCATTATAAGAATTGCAATGCATGGATACAATTAAACTTGTACATCCTGGCTCAATGAGGTAAGTGATCTCCCATAATGTAATGGGTAACCATGAATGTGGACACTGACCAATGGAAGTTGGTTACAGCAACTCCTGTGTGGCTTGGACCCGTCCACTCCAGGTTGTGGTGCTGGCTGGTCTTGAAGTGATGTACAATATGACTTGTAAATTGGAAAAATTAAAACTCTTTAAACTGGTCTCTGGTCTCTTCTGTGTAGTTGGCATGGGTGTAGATTTGCAAGTGCAGGAATGGACAACTGACCAGTGTATggtttgggtggggggggggggggatacttTCACGTCTGTTCATTTCCTCCTGGCTCTCCGAGCGGTCAGAGTAGCTCTTTGCTTACGCGTTGTGTGAAGGCCTCGTCTTGTCCTAAGGGCCGCTGTGCTGCTGCGCGGTGTGACGCGCTGGCGGGCGGAGGAGGCGGTGCAGCCGCATCAGCCATCAGAGGTTCCTGCGCGCAGCTGCCCGGCAGTCACGGCCTCGGCGGGACGCCTGCACGTCCACGGACCCCAGGAACTGGCGAGGTTTGCTTTATTATTGTCGGGGTTTATGTGTAAGTTGGCCGGTCTATCGCAGAAAGCGCCCGGATCCGCAGCGCAAGATGGAGAAAACGAAAGGAGTTTTGATGTGCTTGTATCCATCTGTACAAAGAGTATTACGTGCAGTAGGTCTATTTGTAGTTTTAGACTCCGAAGTTAAACCCCCTCTATTACATCCCTACTCTCGGCCGTAGTGGAGTAGTTGCGCAGTGGTGGTTTACGAGGCTGTATGAAGCGCACAGGCGCTGCTGGTCATCGCGCAGCGGCAGTGAACGGGTTAAGACCGCGCCTGCGCTCTGGCAGGGGCGCGGCTCTGCACGTCACTGACCATATAGACCATGTGTTTGTATGGTGGAGTGGTCCATATTGCCTCGATCTCCGAGGACACTGACGTCGGTGCAACTGCATCACGAAATCAACAATCCGTGTTGAAAGAGATCAATCTATACAgacattaatgcatttatttatgcatttctttgtctttttgtgtCTGCTCATGAAATGCTCTTTATTTGGTATTCAATGCATCATGAAAAGGGAGttcacattaatttaaaaacccCAATTAATATTCATATCAAGGGGTTTAAAAATGTGGAGTTCTATGTCCAGCAGGAGGATGTCCTTCCCCTGTAGGTGGTGACCCATTCATGAGATTTTCCCCAAGTACCATAATGTTCCAGGTTTTTATGGCTTCCTGCCTGCTCCTCTGACGAATCTCCAGATTGATGTGTGTCTGCTGGTGGCACTTGTTTAAAAATAGTgacatttcagtgtgtgtgtctatctatcCTATCTCCCATTACATGGGAGCTCAAGTCCTGTTGTCCAGATGAGATATTTCCTGGAAAGGGAACATTCCAGGGAAACAACCTTCGTGCAATGTTTGGACCTGCCCCACCGCTTCTGGGATTTGACCCACCTCAGTCTCCACAGCACGTGCTCCGTCAGGTGATATTCATGCCGATGGACCTGTGTTTGGAAACTCGAGGTCATGTGtctgattgtagttctgctttCCACTAagcactgtgtgtgagtgtctttgtgtgtctgtcagtgggtgggtgtgtgtgtctgtgactatatatataaaaactggaaaaaattaagagaccaattaacattgatttctaaaCTTGGAGTGgtgtcttaattttttccagagtttCTTCTGTGGATTCACCTCAGTATCCTCAGCCTGTGCTCCGTCAAGTGATCCTCATGGTGATAAACCTGAGATGACAGGTGATAAAATAGTGTTCTTCCTCagttcccccaccccccaacactccttttttttcttcctcctgtGTTCCCcatcccctctccctccttcacTGAGGGAGTGATAGcgtttatatgtgtgtgaggTGAGTAgtgtttatacactcacctaaaggattattaggaacaccatactaatactgtgtttgaccccctttcaccttcagaactgccttaattctacgtggcattgattcaacaaggtgctgaaagcattctttagaaatgttggcccatattgataggatagcatcttgcagttgatggagatttgtgggatgcacatccagggcacgaagctcccgttccaccacatcccaaagatgctctattgggttgagatctggtgactgtgggagccagtttagtacagtgaactcattgtcatgttcaagaaaccaagttgaaatgattcgacctttgtgacatggtgcattatcctgctggaagtagccatcagaggatgggtacatggtggtcataaagggatggacgtagtcagaaacaatgctcaggtaggccgtggcatttaaacgatgcccaattggcacttaggggcctaaagtgtgccaagaaaacatcccccacaccattaaaccaccaccaccagcctgcacagtggtaacaaggcatgatggatccatgttctcattctgtttacgccaaattctgactctaccatctgaatgtctcaacagaaatcgagactcatcagaccaggcaacatttttccagtcttcaactgtccaattttggtgagcttgtgcaaattgtagcctctttttcctatttgtagtggagatgagtggtacccggtggggtcttctgctgttgtagcccatccgcctcaaggttgtaagtgttgtggcttcacaaatgctttgctgcatacctcggttgtaacgagtggttatttcagtcaaagttgctcttctatcagcttgaatcagtcggcccattctcctctgacctctagcatcaacaaggcattttcgcccacaggactgccgcatactggatgtttttcccttttcacaccattctttgtaaaccctagaaatggttgtgcgtgaaaatcccagtaactgagcagattgtgaaatactcagaccggcccgtctggcaccaacaaccatgccacgctcaaaattgcttaaatcacctttctttcccattcagacattcagtttggagttcaggagattgtcttgaccaggaccacacccctaaatgcattgaagcaactgccatgtgattggttggttagataattgcattaatgagaaattgaacaggtgttcctaataatcctttaggtcagtgtatgtgtgtgtctgtgaacgcACGCGCACAAGCATGTCTGCACGAGTGTACGTGGGTCCCCTGGGGTGAGTTTTACAGCCAGGTGAGGTGTGGGTGTTGGTGTGGTGGGTCACACTAAATAAACCACCTCACTCATGCTCCATCCCTCGCCCCTTCCAAGAAATAGAAACTGAAACCAGAGCAGCTGATAAAACCCTGCACGCTGagcagagagaggcagagcaAACCCGGAGGGCACAGAGACGCAGGCGCAGAGAAGCAG encodes:
- the ints5 gene encoding integrator complex subunit 5, yielding MMSAVFEGVPLSAMQSPQQLHTNTISPQELALEIKAFLSGVDQTQGRKLSARDHAKSALRLLRRVPACRGAVLEHLRGVYDEHVAAYLQELEGEREREREREGGRGGGGGGGGGGGRGGRGGMSVSLGLEDVIQEIHGVLSEFIRLNPSAWAPLVSAWAIDLMGQLSSKYSGHLGVPHAASLNELLQLWMGCSATRSLMESYAQCLAALIGSCPDACVDALLDTSVQHSPHFDWVVAHIGSSFPNTIISRVLSCGLKDFCAHAQHSEVGQAPSAGATPPLSDKVGRVPKIGSVVGILGHLASRHSDSIRQELLTMFHGSLSGPREPQRKAAVPFLLQLAALSPPALLGAVSGDLVDSLRPPVLGQLQALLSGLPREELDNMTSLVVHLVCQSSAGALRVLQFLVNTAMPASVIMAAQGPAAVPEGAREACDRVVQLLLLHLQKLVYNRADGDDDTPNPQQLAPGPRHHHHHHHHHGPPHASSSPSPPRAVPFLDALRPHVRELCVETLRLERKRHLWLHQLLSLLAVYCGPSVATEALCHLLSLARVPEELALAAQLHSLLSVSLPGLLPAAVQRCAAQIHTQSLAPTELAQLLLNLATVVQSQEDEGAAGGGGPASMAAQVGAAVSKHLQDFSPLLLHSDPSVSQAAAQLLAASQLPRAVRPAHLLNITRAAVAHFFLALRWEGEGEGEAEREVVREAAVSCSVRLLSRLAAFSPLTLKAVLQQLVEGGLHRGHAPLFGGGGREDGGCPPWPSDAHFSSTSSSSSSCSLLETNRKFGTTVNFSGGVWSVFHAGVIGEGPQPPPATPPPAAARVLANLQTLLGVAVRCCAGGRYTQAEPGGEEPPPINPEAAKVVAVTLVEGVCPDVANSELAWPPEEHARTTVERDIHVRRHFEANPLLFPLLRLVASGRPALCYCSVVLRGLLATLLAHWEASREPHARDSPWHLHASCQLVACMGEGQLLPPALANVHEIFPFLAPFEVRLLLLAVWDYVRGNSPLPQKFTFSPEKGLFYRDFSRDGDPTKYLAPLYSVLHKNIDRLGHQCWRFQI